From a single Solenopsis invicta isolate M01_SB chromosome 6, UNIL_Sinv_3.0, whole genome shotgun sequence genomic region:
- the LOC105200549 gene encoding zinc finger CCCH domain-containing protein 14 → MDTRGIEVTNQLRSAIRAKLMELGVRYDEELPDYILVMVVNKKSRQQMHADLNLFLENCTTVFVDWLHDQVLKKLQKVTVAKKKSSREFVPTVVVKQEEERKKRKISATSFLEDQAVEQSLVAVEKLPDKSVKGDKQQPAQKQQTTKSSVPNPNQNPERDHSKSAEKSVHGKSKTDEASSTQGSGSCQDFASSRRPQQSFGREENTRDVVTPENPAAKTVDSYRDPKASEVPDKSLKRSLEASSNRHDSTEKRSNEAKRAKPSDEEKEDANASSSSSPDTASKKLKSCVNKPRITSVVSVKNRLGVVSPRKKFETYREKEGNGRYRPSDKRFEKPHRYDNGRGGKGRNFEMDDRSSRRNRDGDSSRHHEVASKVNDVRSRIESNKSERLSRNMESSRERILNSGSKTDTSVKKSTCTIKDRLGIAGINSKVQRQSAKSQEAADYSRNNPKSSEQMGNNKNIKDRLGPLRNNFRPVHKQRQLRDSEENESLVSLNLGIEVDEREEGKEDEDEADNEQSLTGPVKSHIVAVNRSAASATVRLERKRMKTSNEIPFNLTQSTSYSGHGNAKSQLDKGTFSDVDEDADDAKLPSKVIVTPRPLKPLQPTQKRATQSLLLRAVAEANQSVVTQKNPEPSLFDKKPVLKRLKPAPARDVSQNLSVHFNSSKRLVMEKIQVELNTVDHLDVEDVEHEPYVPQSVTDEHMGVVMSLFQRSDDNQKFLVTLNGYNNLMREKISCEDDEERLEMEVNEDDELALLTTNNETTTTAATTAKDELEMTTFRITDGTENHVDTSPKETSGEENNENCNTENVDKIDEAPRRRRKLSPIVYNRSHSPSPIQLKSSVSLVPTLAAKPPDKKPLVENAIPTVLDKSRENCRYWPNCTLGNKCAYLHPPVLCSAFPACKFGDKCAYKHPKCKFGLSCTKLGCVFSHPAQQCKYHPFCTKPACPYSHPATSVPATETTSQRAKFTWRRRD, encoded by the exons ATGGACACACGCGGCATCGAGGTCACGAATCAGCTTCGG AGCGCCATTCGCGCCAAGCTTATGGAATTGGGGGTCCGTTATGACGAGGAATTGCCTGACTACATACTAGTAATGGTGGTGAACAAGAAATCCCGTCAACAGATGCACGCCGATCTAAATCTGTTCTTGGAAAACTGCACGACCGTTTTTGTGGATTGGCTGCACGATCAGGTGCTGAAGAAATTGCAGAAAGTTACTGTGGCCAAGAAGAAATCATCTCGTGAGTTTGTACCTACCGTGGTGGTGAAACAAGAGGaggagaggaagaagaggaagataTCTGCAACTTCATTCCTCGAGGATCAAGCGGTGGAGCAGTCCTTAGTCGCAGTCGAGAAGCTTCCAGATAAAAGTGTGAAGGGCGATAAGCAACAACCGGCGCAGAAGCAGCAGACGACAAAATCTTCTGTACCTAATCCTAATCAAAATCCAGAACGAGATCACAGCAAAAGTGCGGAGAAAAGTGTGCACGGCAAAAGTAAAACCGATGAAGCGTCGTCGACGCAAGGCAGTGGATCCTGTCAGGACTTTGCTTCGTCGAGAAGGCCGCAGCAGAGTTTCGGACGCGAGGAGAACACGAGGGATGTCGTCACGCCAGAGAATCCCGCTGCAAAGACCGTAGATTCATATCGCGATCCAAAAGCGAGCGAAGTACCAGATAAGAGTTTGAAGAGATCATTGGAAGCGTCAAGTAATCGTCATGATAGCACGGAGAAGAGGAGTAACGAGGCGAAGCGGGCGAAACCGTCCGACGAGGAGAAGGAGGACGCGAACGCGTCGTCATCGTCTTCCCCGGATACAGCATCGAAGAAGCTCAAGTCTTGCGTAAACAAGCCAAGGATTACGTCGGTTGTGTCGGTGAAGAACCGGCTTGGCGTGGTCTCGCCGCGAAAGAAGTTCGAGACCTACAGAGAAAAGGAGGGCAACGGTCGCTACCGCCCGTCGGACAAGCGATTCGAGAAGCCACATCGCTACGACAACGGACGTGGCGGAAAGGGCAGAAACTTCGAGATGGATGATCGGAGCTCCAGGCGTAATCGCGACGGTGACTCGTCACGACATCATGAAGTCGCGAGTAAAGTTAACGACGTGAGGAGTCGAATAGAGAGCAATAAGAGCGAGAGACTGAGCAGGAACATGGAATCTTCCAGAGAAAGAATTTTGAATTCGGGCTCCAAAACTGACACGTCCGTGAAAAAGTCTACGTGCACTATTAAGGATCGTTTGGGAATCGCAGGTATCAACAGCAAAGTCCAAAGACAGTCCGCTAAATCGCAAGAGGCGGCGGATTACAGTCGGAACAATCCGAAGAGCTCGGAGCAAATGGGAAACAATAAGAATATCAAGGACAGACTCGGTCCATTAAGGAATAATTTTAGGCCAGTGCATAAGCAAAGACAGCTTCGTGATAGCGAAGAGAACGAATCTCTAGTCTCTCTGAACCTCGGTATCGAGGTAGACGAAAGAGAGGAGGGAAAAGAGGACGAAGACGAGGCGGACAATGAGCAATCGCTAACTGGACCTGTGAAGTCGCATATAGTCGCGGTAAACAGATCCGCGGCTTCCGCCACTGTGAGGCTCGAAAGAAAACGTATGAAAACGTCGAACGAAATTCCATTCAACTTGACTCAGAGTACTAGCTACTCGGGACACGGGAACGCGAAATCACAGCTGGACAAAGGGACGTTCAGCGATGTGGACGAGGATGCCGATGATGCGAAGCTGCCAAGCAAAGTGATCGTCACGCCGAGACCTCTGAAGCCGCTGCAACCAACGCAAAAGCGCGCCACTCAATCACTATTGTTGCGAGCGGTCGCAGAGGCGAATCAGTCAGTCGTCACGCAAAAGAATCCAGAACCGTCTTTGTTT GACAAGAAGCCGGTCTTAAAACGTCTTAAACCTGCCCCGGCTCGTGATGTAAGTCAAAACTTGTCGGTACATTTTAATTCTAGTAAGAGACTGGTTATGGAAAAGATTCAAGTCGAATTAAATACGGTAGATCATCTGGATGTGGAAGACGTCGAGCACGAACCTT ATGTACCTCAATCGGTAACGGACGAGCATATGGGAGTCGTGATGTCGTTGTTCCAAAGGAGCGACGACAATCAAAAATTCTTAGTCACTTTAAACGGATACAACAATCTCATGAGAGAGAAGATCAGCTGCGAGGATGACGAGGAACGATTGGAAATGGAG GTGAACGAGGACGACGAGCTTGCTCTGTTGACAACAAATAACGAAACGACAACGACGGCAGCGACAACGGCGAAAGATGAATTGGAAATGACTACATTTAGAATAACGGATGGGACGGAAAATCACGTGGATACTAGCCCGAAAGAGACGAGCGGAGAGGAGAACAATGAAAACTGCAACACGGAGAACGTGGACAAGATTGACGAAGCGCCGCGTAGACGGAGAAAATTGAGTCCTATAGTGTACAATAGATCTCATTCTCCTAGTCCCATACAATTGAAATCCAGCGTGTCGCTGGTGCCGACGTTAGCCGCCAAAC CCCCAGATAAAAAGCCGTTGGTAGAAAATGCGATTCCGACCGTTTTGGACAAATCCAGGGAGAATTGTAGGTACTGGCCAAATTGTACGTTAGGAAACAAATGCGCGTACCTTCATCCTCCTGTTCTGTGCAG TGCCTTCCCGGCATGCAAGTTTGGCGATAAATGTGCCTACAAGCATCCCAAGTGCAAGTTTGGTTTGTCCTGCACGAAGCTGGGTTGCGTGTTCTCGCATCCCGCCCAACAGTGCAAGTATCATCCGTTCTGTACGAAACCGGCGTGCCCGTATTCCCATCCGGCTACTTCCGTTCCGGCAACGGAAACAACGAGTCAACGAGCAAAGTTTACTTGGCGGCGACGAGATTGA
- the LOC105200548 gene encoding glypican-6 isoform X2 gives MEVRLQARARDKHEKATKETLQRMHQVLSTRGNRFHSFFKDLLAASKRGFHEMFKKTYGILYEQNAYVFTDFFKELENYYAKGTVDLNDAMDNFFNTLYQKMFTVLNSQYNFDNKYLECVGEHMKEMRPFGDVPQKLGVQIKRSFVATRAFSQALTVAANVLKNMQSLKPSADCAAALTRMTACPACSGISDNVLACGDMCANVMKGCLAQHAALDTDWNQFVEAVDKIADRLLGPFNIEVLVRPINLKISEAIMNFQESSQDVSQRVFTGCGRPMLGRRRRRDNRELELESLNFDQETLTEDRSNTAAILDKLVKEIRQRVRDLRQFWVYLPYRLCNDGLVVPPSNTKECWNGTHVDKYLYPVSNDGESQMINPEVRNVGPRPTIVRDQIFALTTITNRLKSAFNGQDVDWIDTDETWYGSGSGSGDGAFTDDEDGFNEGSGYEGSHTESEPESPKQPSPPVVHEVETPPRVDIEPHKGTGTSSSGTSSNQTISVSSGEDSRPQMSLFRALTTYLMPIVVMWFGGCFNDLL, from the exons ATGGAAGTGAGATTGCAGGCGCGGGCACGCGACAAGCACGAAAAGGCTACCAAAGAAACTCTCCAGAGAATGCACCAGGTCCTGTCTACGAGGGGAAACAGGTTCCACA GTTTTTTCAAGGATCTTTTGGCGGCGAGCAAACGAGGTTTTCACGAGATGTTCAAGAAGACCTATGGTATCCTTTACGAGCAGAACGCGTACGTCTTCACGGACTTTTTCAAGGAACTAGAGAATTATTACGCGAAAGGAACG GTGGACCTCAACGATGCCATGGACAATTTTTTCAACACCCTTTACCAGAAAATGTTCACCGTGCTCAACAGTCAGTACAACTTTGACAATAAGTATCTGGAATGCGTGGGCGAACACATGAAGGAGATGCGGCCGTTCGGGGACGTGCCACAGAAATTGGGCGTGCAAATTAAACGTTCATTCGTGGCTACGAGAGCATTCAGCCAGGCCTTGACCGTCGCAGCGAATGTGCTGAAAAATATGCAGTCG CTGAAGCCGTCGGCAGATTGCGCAGCTGCCTTGACCAGGATGACAGCCTGTCCGGCCTGCAGCGGTATATCGGACAACGTGCTGGCGTGCGGCGATATGTGTGCCAACGTGATGAAGGGTTGCTTGGCGCAACATGCGGCACTCGACACTGACTGGAATCAGTTCGTCG AGGCTGTAGACAAAATCGCCGATCGATTGCTCGGACCGTTCAATATCGAAGTGTTGGTGCGTCCAATTAACCTGAAGATCTCCGAAGCGATCATGAATTTCCAAGAGAGCAGCCAGGACGTGTCGCAGCGCGTGTTTACTGGCTGCGGCCGGCCGATGCTGGGTAGACGTAGACGCAGGGATAATCGCGAGCTAGAACTGGAGTCTTTGAACTTTGATCAGGAAACGTTGACGGAAGATCGCTCCAACACCGCTGCGATATTAGACAAGCTGGTGAAAGAGATACGCCAGCGGGTGCGGGATCTCCGACAATTCTGGGTCTACTTGCCCTATCGGCTGTGCAACGATGGTCTGGTTGTGCCACCCAGCAACACGAAAGAATGTTGGAACGGCACACACGTAGACAA atatttatatccAGTGTCGAATGATGGCGAGTCTCAGATGATAAATCCGGAAGTGCGCAATGTGGGACCAAGACCGACAATCGTGAGGGATCAGATTTTCGCGCTGACCACTATCACGAACAGGTTGAAGTCGGCGTTCAACGGACAAGACGTCGATTGGATTGATACCG ATGAAACATGGTACGGTTCTGGCAGCGGTTCGGGCGATGGTGCGTTCACCGACGATGAAGATGGCTTCAACGAGGGCTCCGGCTACGAGGGGTCACACACTGAATCGGAACCAGAATCACCAAAGCAGCCGTCGCCACCAGTTGTCCATGAGGTTGAAACGCCACCGCGGGTGGACATCGAACCACACAAGGGTACAGGTACGAGCAGTTCGGGCACAAGCAGCAACCAGACCATCTCCGTGAGCAGCGGAGAAGACAGCAGGCCACAGATGTCGCTGTTCAGGGCACTGACGACGTATCTGATGCCGATAGTGGTGATGTGGTTTGGCGGTTGCTTCAACGACTTGCTGTGA
- the LOC105200548 gene encoding glypican-6 isoform X1, producing the protein MTSTMTTLWIVAVATIVVATTTTTTVNAAGLKCDSVRPIFEAQGFPLSDIPKEAISSKELKVCGSVRSGGEVCCSADMEVRLQARARDKHEKATKETLQRMHQVLSTRGNRFHSFFKDLLAASKRGFHEMFKKTYGILYEQNAYVFTDFFKELENYYAKGTVDLNDAMDNFFNTLYQKMFTVLNSQYNFDNKYLECVGEHMKEMRPFGDVPQKLGVQIKRSFVATRAFSQALTVAANVLKNMQSLKPSADCAAALTRMTACPACSGISDNVLACGDMCANVMKGCLAQHAALDTDWNQFVEAVDKIADRLLGPFNIEVLVRPINLKISEAIMNFQESSQDVSQRVFTGCGRPMLGRRRRRDNRELELESLNFDQETLTEDRSNTAAILDKLVKEIRQRVRDLRQFWVYLPYRLCNDGLVVPPSNTKECWNGTHVDKYLYPVSNDGESQMINPEVRNVGPRPTIVRDQIFALTTITNRLKSAFNGQDVDWIDTDETWYGSGSGSGDGAFTDDEDGFNEGSGYEGSHTESEPESPKQPSPPVVHEVETPPRVDIEPHKGTGTSSSGTSSNQTISVSSGEDSRPQMSLFRALTTYLMPIVVMWFGGCFNDLL; encoded by the exons CGAAGGAGCTTAAAGTATGCGGCAGCGTGAGGAGCGGCGGCGAGGTGTGCTGCTCGGCCGACATGGAAGTGAGATTGCAGGCGCGGGCACGCGACAAGCACGAAAAGGCTACCAAAGAAACTCTCCAGAGAATGCACCAGGTCCTGTCTACGAGGGGAAACAGGTTCCACA GTTTTTTCAAGGATCTTTTGGCGGCGAGCAAACGAGGTTTTCACGAGATGTTCAAGAAGACCTATGGTATCCTTTACGAGCAGAACGCGTACGTCTTCACGGACTTTTTCAAGGAACTAGAGAATTATTACGCGAAAGGAACG GTGGACCTCAACGATGCCATGGACAATTTTTTCAACACCCTTTACCAGAAAATGTTCACCGTGCTCAACAGTCAGTACAACTTTGACAATAAGTATCTGGAATGCGTGGGCGAACACATGAAGGAGATGCGGCCGTTCGGGGACGTGCCACAGAAATTGGGCGTGCAAATTAAACGTTCATTCGTGGCTACGAGAGCATTCAGCCAGGCCTTGACCGTCGCAGCGAATGTGCTGAAAAATATGCAGTCG CTGAAGCCGTCGGCAGATTGCGCAGCTGCCTTGACCAGGATGACAGCCTGTCCGGCCTGCAGCGGTATATCGGACAACGTGCTGGCGTGCGGCGATATGTGTGCCAACGTGATGAAGGGTTGCTTGGCGCAACATGCGGCACTCGACACTGACTGGAATCAGTTCGTCG AGGCTGTAGACAAAATCGCCGATCGATTGCTCGGACCGTTCAATATCGAAGTGTTGGTGCGTCCAATTAACCTGAAGATCTCCGAAGCGATCATGAATTTCCAAGAGAGCAGCCAGGACGTGTCGCAGCGCGTGTTTACTGGCTGCGGCCGGCCGATGCTGGGTAGACGTAGACGCAGGGATAATCGCGAGCTAGAACTGGAGTCTTTGAACTTTGATCAGGAAACGTTGACGGAAGATCGCTCCAACACCGCTGCGATATTAGACAAGCTGGTGAAAGAGATACGCCAGCGGGTGCGGGATCTCCGACAATTCTGGGTCTACTTGCCCTATCGGCTGTGCAACGATGGTCTGGTTGTGCCACCCAGCAACACGAAAGAATGTTGGAACGGCACACACGTAGACAA atatttatatccAGTGTCGAATGATGGCGAGTCTCAGATGATAAATCCGGAAGTGCGCAATGTGGGACCAAGACCGACAATCGTGAGGGATCAGATTTTCGCGCTGACCACTATCACGAACAGGTTGAAGTCGGCGTTCAACGGACAAGACGTCGATTGGATTGATACCG ATGAAACATGGTACGGTTCTGGCAGCGGTTCGGGCGATGGTGCGTTCACCGACGATGAAGATGGCTTCAACGAGGGCTCCGGCTACGAGGGGTCACACACTGAATCGGAACCAGAATCACCAAAGCAGCCGTCGCCACCAGTTGTCCATGAGGTTGAAACGCCACCGCGGGTGGACATCGAACCACACAAGGGTACAGGTACGAGCAGTTCGGGCACAAGCAGCAACCAGACCATCTCCGTGAGCAGCGGAGAAGACAGCAGGCCACAGATGTCGCTGTTCAGGGCACTGACGACGTATCTGATGCCGATAGTGGTGATGTGGTTTGGCGGTTGCTTCAACGACTTGCTGTGA